The Brevibacillus brevis genome contains a region encoding:
- a CDS encoding acyl-CoA dehydrogenase family protein: MNLEFVQGQEAFYASCRAFVDEHITPNANEWDVREETPNDIIRKLAEQGYLGAAVPKEWGGLGLDAMSLGLLHEEIGRGCSSIRSLLTVHGMVCVAITRFGTKEQKETWLPRLASGELVGAFGLTEPFAGSDAKSIRTTAELRGDQYVLNGNKKWITYGQLADLFLIFAQHEGKPTAFLVERHTPGFATYPVSGMLGTRASMIAELTMIDCAIPQANLLGLPGFGITYVATTCLDYGRFTIAWGCVGIGQACIEESVRYTASREQFGVPLRKHQLIQKMITEMVTQVKAARLLCERATRLKGQGDPRSLAEMWTAKYFASTMLPKLTSDAVQMHGAIGCSQASTAQRHYRDCKVMEIIEGSTQMHEMIIADHAYQEFL; this comes from the coding sequence GTGAATCTTGAATTTGTACAAGGGCAAGAGGCGTTTTACGCCTCTTGCCGAGCTTTTGTGGATGAGCATATCACACCAAATGCGAACGAATGGGATGTGCGCGAAGAGACCCCCAACGATATTATCCGAAAATTGGCCGAGCAGGGCTATCTTGGTGCGGCCGTTCCGAAGGAGTGGGGTGGACTTGGTCTTGATGCGATGTCGCTTGGACTTTTGCATGAGGAGATCGGACGAGGCTGTTCCTCCATTCGTTCCTTGCTAACTGTGCACGGAATGGTGTGTGTAGCCATCACTCGCTTCGGGACGAAGGAGCAGAAGGAAACGTGGCTGCCTAGATTGGCGAGTGGTGAGTTGGTCGGCGCGTTCGGCCTCACCGAGCCATTTGCCGGAAGCGATGCGAAGAGCATCCGGACGACTGCGGAGTTACGAGGAGATCAGTATGTTCTTAATGGTAACAAGAAGTGGATCACCTATGGACAGCTGGCCGATTTGTTTCTGATCTTCGCGCAGCATGAAGGCAAACCGACCGCTTTTCTCGTCGAGCGCCATACGCCCGGATTTGCAACTTATCCGGTTAGCGGTATGTTGGGGACCCGCGCTTCGATGATAGCGGAGCTGACGATGATCGACTGCGCGATCCCCCAGGCCAATCTGCTGGGGCTACCCGGTTTTGGTATCACCTATGTGGCAACAACGTGTCTGGACTATGGCCGTTTTACCATCGCATGGGGGTGCGTTGGAATCGGACAAGCCTGTATCGAGGAGTCGGTACGTTATACGGCCAGCCGTGAGCAGTTCGGGGTACCTCTCCGCAAGCACCAACTGATCCAGAAGATGATCACTGAAATGGTCACGCAGGTGAAAGCAGCTCGTCTGCTGTGCGAGCGGGCTACCCGGTTAAAGGGGCAAGGAGATCCGCGGTCGCTGGCAGAGATGTGGACAGCCAAGTATTTTGCCTCGACGATGTTACCCAAGTTGACCAGCGATGCGGTGCAGATGCACGGAGCCATCGGTTGCAGCCAAGCGTCGACAGCGCAGCGTCATTATCGCGATTGTAAAGTGATGGAGATAATCGAGGGTTCGACACAAATGCACGAGATGATTATCGCCGATCACGCATACCAGGAGTTCTTGTAA
- a CDS encoding acyl carrier protein: MEQTKEQLKQFLHRFFRKPDLQDDDDIFALGFVNSLFAMQLVMFIETELGIELENQDIHLDNFRSINAILDLIRTKQAV, from the coding sequence ATGGAACAGACGAAAGAACAGCTCAAACAGTTTTTACATCGATTTTTCCGCAAACCCGATTTGCAGGATGACGATGATATATTCGCCCTTGGTTTTGTGAATTCGCTGTTCGCTATGCAACTGGTGATGTTCATCGAGACGGAGTTAGGAATTGAACTTGAGAATCAAGATATTCATTTGGACAATTTCCGCAGTATCAACGCAATCCTGGACTTGATCAGAACCAAGCAAGCGGTATAG
- the fabD gene encoding ACP S-malonyltransferase codes for MYKLAFLFPGQGSQYIGMGKALWEEFNAAKLTFAEANDALGYDITKICFEGGVRELNRHEHMLPAILTVSVAAFRVYLEEIGIEPAFLAGHSLGEYSALTCAGALPFADAIRLVRKRSLLAASVRSGAMSVLNGVMKEQVSEACRLFSTEKEAIALACDNGRDQFVISGHAAGVQRVEDYFLEQSMQVTPLLTTPPFHSPLMAHAATELEAELNKLSFRPLQYAVIANVTGRPYEGAERIVPYLTRQLTDTVQWTKTIDFLQEQGVELVVEMGPQAVLTNLVTANTTIEAMSYGQREDRLQLRERLAAPAFDPHVPTVVTRCLAMAVATRNRNKDADAYRQGVIVTYDQLERLQGELEAARRFPSEVEMRQALEWLSQIMRTKGVPEEEEKRRIEKVLSDTGMTERLSDIFSKEETAC; via the coding sequence ATGTATAAACTTGCGTTTCTGTTTCCAGGTCAAGGATCTCAGTATATCGGGATGGGAAAGGCTTTGTGGGAAGAGTTCAATGCGGCCAAGCTGACCTTCGCTGAAGCAAATGACGCCCTTGGCTATGACATAACGAAGATCTGCTTTGAAGGCGGAGTGCGAGAATTGAATCGCCATGAACATATGCTGCCAGCCATCCTGACGGTCAGTGTTGCTGCCTTTCGCGTGTATTTGGAAGAGATCGGAATCGAGCCAGCATTTCTGGCAGGGCACAGCCTTGGCGAATACTCGGCGTTGACCTGCGCGGGGGCATTGCCGTTTGCTGATGCGATTCGGTTGGTTCGCAAGCGCAGTCTGCTGGCCGCATCGGTGCGGAGCGGCGCGATGTCTGTGCTCAACGGCGTCATGAAAGAGCAGGTCTCCGAGGCATGCCGGCTTTTTTCGACAGAGAAGGAGGCTATCGCACTCGCCTGTGACAATGGCCGTGACCAGTTCGTTATCTCAGGGCACGCGGCGGGCGTGCAGAGAGTAGAGGATTATTTTCTGGAGCAGAGTATGCAAGTCACGCCGTTGTTGACGACTCCGCCCTTCCACAGTCCGCTGATGGCACATGCTGCTACGGAATTGGAGGCGGAATTGAACAAATTGTCGTTTAGGCCGTTACAATACGCAGTGATCGCGAATGTCACCGGTCGCCCATACGAAGGGGCCGAACGTATCGTCCCCTATCTCACGCGTCAGTTGACCGACACGGTGCAGTGGACAAAGACCATCGACTTTTTGCAAGAGCAGGGAGTGGAGTTAGTCGTGGAGATGGGGCCGCAAGCAGTGCTCACCAATCTTGTCACGGCTAATACAACGATAGAAGCCATGTCGTATGGACAGAGGGAAGACCGTCTCCAACTACGCGAACGGCTTGCAGCACCGGCGTTTGACCCGCACGTGCCAACTGTAGTGACTCGTTGCTTGGCGATGGCTGTAGCGACACGCAATCGTAACAAGGATGCAGACGCTTACCGACAAGGCGTCATCGTGACGTACGATCAACTGGAACGGTTGCAAGGCGAGTTGGAAGCTGCCCGCAGGTTTCCCTCAGAGGTTGAGATGCGCCAAGCGCTAGAGTGGCTCTCTCAAATCATGCGTACCAAAGGGGTTCCTGAGGAGGAAGAAAAGCGGCGCATCGAAAAGGTGCTTTCCGATACAGGGATGACTGAACGGTTGTCTGACATCTTCTCAAAGGAGGAGACTGCATGTTGA